The Alphaproteobacteria bacterium CG11_big_fil_rev_8_21_14_0_20_39_49 region ATCCCAAGCATACGAGGAACAGTAGGGTATATCGATTTACGAAATCTTTCCCCCGAGAATTTTGCTCAAATAATAACTAACCCCAACTACGCTTAAGGCTCTATAAGAAAAGCCCTGATTTTAGGCTTATCGGTTTTATAAGCATATGCCACAAGGCATGCCAGAATACTGACGAAAGCGTTGATAGGCGAGCGGTGTCTTGAGTGTTCGAGG contains the following coding sequences:
- a CDS encoding IS982 family transposase, which produces LEHSRHRSPINAFVSILACLVAYAYKTDKPKIRAFLIEP